In Planctomycetota bacterium, a single genomic region encodes these proteins:
- a CDS encoding aminotransferase class III-fold pyridoxal phosphate-dependent enzyme has translation MSIAEPSLQIRPYVDRSWRVFPAGSNGEFGLPEELCTVIAEGSGCTVRDAAGREYLDFTMGWGSVLLGHGHPGVTAAAIRQIPLGTNFAHVNARSLELAERVVALSPACERVRMCSSGTEATMHCIRLARAARRRPGILKFEGAYHGSHDVGTTSLFGSKLPPWPEPEPLGSSMTPREAADMLVSPFNDPDMACRLIAQHADGLAAVIMEPLHRCLPPEPRFLQAVRRACSEHGVLLIFDEVVT, from the coding sequence GCTCAAACGGCGAGTTCGGCCTGCCGGAGGAACTCTGCACCGTGATCGCGGAGGGCTCGGGCTGCACGGTCCGCGACGCGGCGGGCCGGGAATACCTCGATTTCACGATGGGTTGGGGGTCGGTGCTGCTCGGACACGGGCATCCCGGCGTGACGGCAGCGGCGATCCGCCAGATCCCGCTGGGGACGAACTTCGCCCACGTCAACGCCCGTTCGCTCGAACTGGCCGAGCGGGTCGTCGCCCTCAGCCCGGCCTGCGAACGCGTGCGGATGTGCTCCTCGGGCACGGAGGCGACGATGCACTGCATCCGCCTGGCCCGCGCCGCCCGCCGGCGGCCGGGAATCCTCAAGTTTGAGGGGGCGTATCACGGTTCGCACGACGTCGGCACCACGAGCCTGTTCGGCTCGAAACTCCCCCCCTGGCCGGAGCCGGAGCCCCTCGGATCGAGCATGACCCCGCGGGAGGCGGCCGACATGCTGGTTTCTCCGTTCAACGATCCCGACATGGCCTGCAGGCTGATCGCCCAGCATGCCGACGGCCTGGCGGCGGTGATCATGGAGCCGCTCCACCGCTGCCTGCCCCCCGAGCCGCGCTTCCTGCAGGCGGTGCGCCGAGCCTGCTCGGAGCATGGCGTGCTCTTGATCTTCGACGAGGTGGTCACC